The following nucleotide sequence is from Melioribacteraceae bacterium.
TTATGAAATTTGGCAATATTATAATTTAGATGGTGGAGTTATCTTTCTTTTTGCTGATGAACAAAGTCTAAATATATACAAACTCGTACACTCTACAAAAAAAGGTGAAATTTATAATTACAATCAATATTTAAAATACGTGCAATAAATAAGTTTGTTTAATAATTGAATAAAAAGAATTATCATGTAGGTGATAATTCTTTTTTTTTATGAAAAATGTCTTAAAAAATATTACACTTTTTCTCTTCTTCTGTACTATTGTTTTTTCTCAACATCAGTACGAGTTTGATTACGATTATGCGCAGTTCAGGAACAGCGATTCAACTAATATTTTTGAAGTCTATTATGAATTTAATTCCGAGAATCTGGTAAAGAATTATCTGTATAATGATTCTACCATTATCCTTAATATTATTTTTTCACTATCGAAGAATCAAAATTCAGATGAGATTTTGTCGGACACTGTTTATAATAGCTTCAAACTAAACGAGCTTTTAACCGGCGATGGTTATAGAGATATAATCGGTGTAAAAAAATTAGTAGTTCCATCCGGTTACTATGACATGTTTATTTATTTCCAAAATAGTAACAAAATCCTTGAACAGATAGTTAATACATCAATATTGACAAAGAAATATGGCACATCGAACCCAACACTAAGTGATATCCAATTAGCAAGATCAATAAAAAAAGATTCTTCATCAGTAGAAAGTTTGTTTTCCAAAAATACTCTACGAATAATACCAAATCCATCTACAACTTATTCAAGTGATCTGCCTTTGCTGAAGTATTATGCTGAATTATATAATATTGCTGACGAAGATAGTTTAACTTTATCAACTTACCTCGTTTCGGGTGACTCAAAAGTTGTATTCTCAAATTCCAAAACAATTTCTTCAAATTTTGAATCAATTGCCCACATTGATCAAATCAATTTGTTGAAATACCCGACCGGTGTATATACTCTTCAATTGATTTTTAGTTCAGCTTCGAAGGAGTATGCATTTGTCAGTCAAAAACAATTCTATTTTTATAATAAATTTTACACTGTTAATTCTATTGAAGGAACTTCAGATCAAGTTTTACAAAAAGAATCTCCCTTCTCATATTTTTCAGCAGAAGAATGTGATGAAGTATTTAATCAAGCCCGATACATCGCCACTAGTAAAGAAATCGAGAGATATGAGTCGATATCTTCAGCGGAAGGCAAACGTGAATTTCTTACAAGGTTTTGGGAATCAAAGAATACTACCGGTTCCGAAAATAAAATTTCATATGAAGAATATATGAACCGAGTTGACAAAGCCAATAGCAAATTTAGGGGCTTGAGTGCAAATGGGTATAGTACCGAGCGGGGAAGAGTTTTCATAAAATATGGTGAGCCTAATAAAGTTGAACAATTTCCAAACGAATCCAATTTAAGACCTTATGAAATTTGGTACTACGATACACTTGAAGGGGGTGTAGTGTTCATTTTCGGAGATTTGAATGGATTTGGTGATTATGATCTTATTCATTCAACTAAACGAGGCGAAATATTTGACGATACTTGGCAAAGAAGATTATACATTTATTAAAAATGAAAAATATTCTTGAGTATATTGCTTTTCTTTTTATTGCCAAAGTTGTTCAATTATTGGGTGTACGAAGATTAAACTATCCAGCTAAGATTTTATCTTTTCTCTTTTTTGACCTTCTAAAAATTCGAACACAAGTGACATTTAAAAACTTGGCAATTGCTTTCCCTGATAAAAATCAAAGTGAATTAAAATCAATAGCAAAGCAAAGCTATTTCCATTTTTCAAGATTGATACTCGAAATTATGTGCTTCCCTAAGATGAGCAACAATGAAATGTCAAATTTGCTTCAATGTCCCCATGAAGATTTACAATTATTAAAAGATAAATATAATGAAGGTTTGGGATTGATTTTCATGACGGCACACTTTGGTAATTGGGAAGTCGGTGCAATTTCCTTACCGATGCAAATGGGTACAATTATGTATCCAATAGTTAAACCGCAAAGAAATCCCTATGTTGATAAATGGTTGAACGATATGCGGGAAAAGCATGGTAATAAAGTGATTCCCTTGGGAATGTCAATTCGTAAAATTTATCAAGTTTTGAAGGATAATAAATTGCTTGGTGTTGTTGCCGATCAGCGTGGACCTAAAGATGGAATGAGAGTAAAATTATTTGGCAGAGATACTGCCATTTATTCGGGAATTGGAGATTTAATTATCAAAACTAAGACACCGCTTTATATTTTGTTTGCAGTCAGAACCTCAGACTATAAATTTTCGGCTTATGCCGAAGAGATCAACTTGGAAGAATTACCACAAGATCATAACGAAAAAGTAAAAGAAATAATACAGCGTTATGTTAATCTACTTGAGAAATATGTAAGGCTTTATCCGGAGCAATGGTTTTGGATGCACAATATCTGGAAATATTAAAATGAAAATTCTAGTTATTCAAACCGCTTTCCCGGGCGATGCCATCTTAACACTTCCCTTAATTCAAGAAATTTCTAAGCAATACCAAAATTCAGAGATAGATATTCTTTGTATTCCTTCTACAAAAATATTATTTGATGCTTCACCATATATTAAAAATGTAATTGTCTATGATAAGCGGAAGATTGATAAAGGTTTTTTTGCATTCTTCAGACTTGCAAAAAAGTTAAAACAAAATAAATATAATAAAATTATTTCCCCTCATAGATCAGCAAGATCTTCATTACTCGCTTTTTTTTCGGGGGCGAAAGAAAGAGTTTCATTTGATAAATCTTCACTAGCTTTTTTATATAACAAGAAAATAAAGTATCATACCGATTGGCATGAAGTAAGAAGAAATTTGTCACTTTTAGGAGAGGATTATTCCGAAAGTTGGAAAATACTTCCTGAAATTCTTATAACTAAAGAGATTAAAAAGCATGTTGAAGGTTTGTTTTCACATGTCGATTTCAATAAACTGATTGTTATTGCGCCCGGCTCTGTCTGGGAAACTAAAAAGTATCCTATTGAATACTTTCAAAAAATTTGTGACGAGTTAGTTAAAAATAGTTATGAAATTATTGTGATTGGTGGTAAAGAAGATTCTCGGCTTGCCGAAATCCTAGTTAAGAACAATCCTAAAATTATTAATAGTTGTGGTCAACTAAATTTTTTGCATTCAATTTACTTAATAAAATTGTCGCGCTTACTTATTTGTAACGATAGCGCGCCAACACATTTGGGGATGGCTACCGATTCTTCAGTTCTGACTATTTATTGTTCAACAATTCCTAAATTCGGATTCTATCCATACAATGCTAAAAGTAAGCCCATATCATTTGATAAGCTCGATTGTAAGCCTTGTGGAATACATGGTCATATCAAATGCCCCAAAGAACACTTTAAGTGTGGATTTGAGCTTAAGCCTTCCCAAGTGCTGGAAGAAATATACTTGATGCTCGAAGCGGGACATTAATTTCATAATTAATTATATTTGCGGTTCATGTGAGAAAAGCGTCATGAAATTCCTAAAAATTAAAGACATAAAAAATTCTTCTGTTTACATAACCCCGAATTTTCCCGTTTTGCAAACTAAGAGGTATAAATTTTCTTTCCTAAGAGTCTTGGGAGCAATCTCACTATATACTTTATTCATTTCAATAATTGTACTGGCTGTTGTCCTATTCACTCCGGCAAGAAACGTTGTTTTTTTCTTTGAGAATGATAGACTTAATGAACAGATCGTAAAAGTAAAAGAATTGGAAGGAAAAGTTTATTTCTTATCGAATGAACTACAAAAATTAGCCTCCACAAATGAAAGACTGAAATATGCAATGATTTTAGCATCAACTGATTCACTAGATTCTAGTTCAGCAATTTATGATTCATTACGAAAAGAAAATTCACCTCTGAAAAAATCCGGCGGAAATTTATTAGGTGTGTTTCTCGACTTTATCAAGTTATTTCAATCTGAAAACTCTGAAGGAATTTTTATCTCTCCGGTTTCTGGTATAATTATAAAAAAATATGAACCGGATCGCGGTCATTTAGGAATTGATTATGGTGTAAAAAAAGGGACATCCATTCATGCAGTTCAAAGTGGAGTCGTAATATTTTCGGGTTTTACACCAGAGTATGGTTACTCGTTGATCATTCAACATGAAGAAGATTTTATCTCAGTTTATCGGCATTGTGAATCAACTCTTGTTAAAGAGCGAGAAACAGTAAAACAAGGTGAATTAGTTGCGCTTAGCGGAAATAGTGGATATAAAACCACCGGACCTCATTTACACTTTGAACTTTGGAAAAGTGGTAAAACTGTTAATCCAGAAAATTTTATTATTAATAATTAGGAAGTAAGATGGCTCAGAAAAATAACTCCTCTTCATCAATTGATGTTAGTATTTTAAGCTCGGGTGTTAAAATTGAAGGCAAACTTTATAGCGAAGGAAGTATGAGAATTGACGGCCATGTAATTGGTGATATAACAGTTAATGGGAATTTAACACTCGGTGAAAGTTCTACCGTTGATGGAAATATAAAAGCAATGAATGTAACATTAAGCGGAAAGGTTAACGGATCAGTTACATCAAATGAAAAGGTAATCCTCGAACCAAATTCTTCACTATCGGGCGATTTAATAACAAAAATATTGGTGATTGAAGAAGGAGCCAAATTTGAAGGGAATAGCTCCATGAATTCCGATTCGAAATAAATCGGAAATTAGACATGCCAAAAAAAAATAATCACTCCAACCTTCTTAAAACTTATCATGACGTAGGCCCGTATCTCGGGTTGGGAACACAACTCGCGGCAACCATCGTTCTAATGTTTTTTTTAGGCAGATGGTTGGATGGAAAATTCGAAACGGATCCGGTCTTGACAATTGCTTTTTCTTTTTTCGGTGGTTTTGCCGGTATTTATAACTTTATAAAAACTGTATTAAATATGAATAAAAAGAAAAATCATGATTAAACAAGTTTACACTATAATTATTGGGATATCGGTTGTCTTCATATTTTTGAATCTATTCAACATTATCGAATGGTATTTAGTTGAGGCATGTCTAACAGCTGCTGGACTAAATATGCTCACCTCATTTTCCGCTTATTATTTTTTCAAAAAATCTTTAGGAAAATCAAATAAAGAATTCCTCATTTTCAACCTCGGCGGAATGTTTCTTAGAATTATATTCCTACTCATTGTCGTAATTATTGTGATAAAATTCTTGAATATTGACAAATATGCATTTATATTTCTATTCTTTATTTTTTATTTTACTTCACTAATCTTTGAAGTGAATTTTTTTCACAAAAAAGCAAAAGAGCAGGGTAAGTCTAAGTAATCTAAGAGTTTATGGATTCTCTCTCAACGGAAATACTTAACGATTCTTTGCAGGTCGCAGAGAAATCGAGTGAAAGTGATTGGATTTTACATCACTCCTTGGATGCAAGATATTTGGATTTTGATCCTTTTATTGTAATCCCACTTCCGCATATTGAATTGTTTGGAATTGATATTTCAATTACCAAGCATTTAGTCTATATGTGGGTTGCTGCGATATTTCTTTTCTTCCTTCTGTATAATGTTGCTAAAAAGTACAAGAAACAACGGGTCCCGACCGGGTTCGCGAGTATGACTGAGATAATGATTTTATTTGTTAGAGACGAAATTGCGAAACCTACAATTCACAAGGGATATGAGAAGTTTGTTCCTTATTTGCTCTCTGCATTCTTTTTTATTTTGACACTAAATTTATTTAGTCTAATCCCTTATGGAACAGCTGTAACTGGTAATATATCGGTAACGGCTACACTCGCTGTTTTTACATTTATTGTAACGCAACTTGGCGGTATTCAAAACAACGGTTTCGTCGGTTACTTCAAGGGGCTGGTTCCGCATGGTATTCCTACTTGGCTATTACCGATAATGATTGTGGTTGAGTTACTCGGATTGTTTACAAAGCCTTTTGCCTTAGCTGTTCGTCTTTTTGCGAACATGCTTGCTGGTAAAATTATTATTTATTCGCTTATCGGATTGATATTTATTATTCATACATATTTTGTAGTTCCTGTGTCGGTTTCTTTTGCGTTATTTATTTTCATCCTGAAACTTTTAGTGTCACTAATACAGGCATATATTTTTACTATGTTATCCTCGTTGTTTATAGGGATGGCAGTTCATCAAGATCATTAAAAACATATTTAATATTTAGGAGGAATAAAATGGATTTTGCTTATTTAGCTGCTGGATTCGGTGCTGCTTTGACTATTATCGGTGGTGCTTATGGAATTGGTAAGTTAGCTAGCTCAGCTATGGAAGCTAGTGGTCGTCAACCTGAAGCTGCTGGTGATATCAGAACTTCAATGATTATTGCAGCTGCTCTTATTGAAGGTATTTCTCTCTTTGCGCTTGTTATCTGTATTTTATTAGCATTAAAATAAACCGCGCAATAATTAATTATCATTAAGCTTAGGAAAAATGATGACTGGATTTATGCACTATGCACTTTTAGCATTTGCAGGTGGTGAGGCTGGTGGTCCTCTGGATGTTAACCCCGGGTTAATTATTTGGACTACTATTACTTTCGTAATTCTGCTTTTTCTTTTAAAGAAGTTTGCATGGAAACCAATATTAACCTCTTTGAATGATAGAGAATCATTTATCAAAAATTCTCTTGAAAAAGCTGAGAATGCTCAGAAAGAAGCGGAAGAGTTATTGAAACAAAACCAAGCAAACCTGGCTAAAGCGGAAGAAGAAGCTCAAAAAGTTATTAATCAGGGTAGAGAATATGCAGAGACTCTCAAAAATCAAATTTTAGATGAGAGTAAAAGAGAAGCTAAGAAAATGATAGAAGATGCAACTGCTGAAATTCAGCAGAAAAATTTGGAAGCCTTCAATAATCTAAAAGCTGAGATTGCCGATATCGCTGTAAATGCAGCAGAAAAAATTATTCGCGAGAATCTTGATGCGGATAAACAGAAAAAATTAGTTGAAAAATATATTCAGGATATCTCTAAAAATTAAAAATGAGTGTTTACAGTATAACAAATAGATACGCAAAAGCATTATTAAGACAAGCCGAAGAATCGAATCAATTCGAAGTCGTTGGTAATGATATGTCGCTTATCTATGAAACTCTCGAAAAGTCAAAAGAATTGAGAGTTGCACTCGAAAGTCCTGTTATTAATGAAGAAAAAAAGAATATTATTCTTAAGGAAATTTTCGGCAGTCTTATTTGTAAAGAGACAGCTAATTTTTTGGAATTCCTTATTCGCAAAAATAGAGAAGATTTGTTGTTCGAAATTTCCAAACATTTTCTCGAAATGAAAGACGAAAAATTAAATATTGTTCATGCAACAGTTACTTCTGCAGTTGATCTTTCAGATTCTGAAAAGGATTTATTTAAAAATAAGCTCGAAGAATATTCAAACAAAAATGTGCTTTTAGATTTTAAAATAGATAGTAGAATAATTGGTGGTTTTGTGGTTAGAATGAAAGATAAAATGTTAGATGCATCAATTATTCATCAGCTAGATGTATTGAGAAAAAGATTGATCAAAGCTGATCAATCATTAGTTAATTAAAGGAAAATCTTAAGGGATATAAAATGGCAGCAGTTAAACCGGAAGAAGTTTCTTCAGTTTTAAGAAAACAACTATTAGGTTTTGATAGTGCAGTTGAAATTTATGACATAGGAACCGTACTTCAAGTTGGAGACGGTATTGCTCGCGTATATGGGCTCTCAGAAGTTATGTCAAGTGAGTTAGTTGAATTCCCTAATGGTGTTATGGGAATGGTTCTCAACCTTGAAGAAGACAGTGTTGGATGCGTACTTTTTGGCGAAAGCGATAAAATCAAAGAAGGTGATTCTGTTAAAAGAACAAAGCGTGTTGCATCTTTCCCTGTGGGCGAAGCTATGTTAGGACGTGTGGTCAATCCTTTAGGTGAACCTGTTGATGGAAAGGGAGAAGTTGCAACCGAAAAGTTTATGCCGATAGAAAGAAAAGCACTTGGTGTTGTTGCTCGTCAACCTGTTGTTGAACCCCTCCAAACTGGTATTACCGCAGTTGATGCAATGATCCCGATTGGACGTGGACAAAGAGAATTAATTATAGGTGATCGACAAACCGGGAAAACTGCCGTTGCTCTCG
It contains:
- a CDS encoding GWxTD domain-containing protein; protein product: MKNVLKNITLFLFFCTIVFSQHQYEFDYDYAQFRNSDSTNIFEVYYEFNSENLVKNYLYNDSTIILNIIFSLSKNQNSDEILSDTVYNSFKLNELLTGDGYRDIIGVKKLVVPSGYYDMFIYFQNSNKILEQIVNTSILTKKYGTSNPTLSDIQLARSIKKDSSSVESLFSKNTLRIIPNPSTTYSSDLPLLKYYAELYNIADEDSLTLSTYLVSGDSKVVFSNSKTISSNFESIAHIDQINLLKYPTGVYTLQLIFSSASKEYAFVSQKQFYFYNKFYTVNSIEGTSDQVLQKESPFSYFSAEECDEVFNQARYIATSKEIERYESISSAEGKREFLTRFWESKNTTGSENKISYEEYMNRVDKANSKFRGLSANGYSTERGRVFIKYGEPNKVEQFPNESNLRPYEIWYYDTLEGGVVFIFGDLNGFGDYDLIHSTKRGEIFDDTWQRRLYIY
- a CDS encoding glycosyltransferase family 9 protein, producing MKILVIQTAFPGDAILTLPLIQEISKQYQNSEIDILCIPSTKILFDASPYIKNVIVYDKRKIDKGFFAFFRLAKKLKQNKYNKIISPHRSARSSLLAFFSGAKERVSFDKSSLAFLYNKKIKYHTDWHEVRRNLSLLGEDYSESWKILPEILITKEIKKHVEGLFSHVDFNKLIVIAPGSVWETKKYPIEYFQKICDELVKNSYEIIVIGGKEDSRLAEILVKNNPKIINSCGQLNFLHSIYLIKLSRLLICNDSAPTHLGMATDSSVLTIYCSTIPKFGFYPYNAKSKPISFDKLDCKPCGIHGHIKCPKEHFKCGFELKPSQVLEEIYLMLEAGH
- a CDS encoding M23 family metallopeptidase, which codes for MKFLKIKDIKNSSVYITPNFPVLQTKRYKFSFLRVLGAISLYTLFISIIVLAVVLFTPARNVVFFFENDRLNEQIVKVKELEGKVYFLSNELQKLASTNERLKYAMILASTDSLDSSSAIYDSLRKENSPLKKSGGNLLGVFLDFIKLFQSENSEGIFISPVSGIIIKKYEPDRGHLGIDYGVKKGTSIHAVQSGVVIFSGFTPEYGYSLIIQHEEDFISVYRHCESTLVKERETVKQGELVALSGNSGYKTTGPHLHFELWKSGKTVNPENFIINN
- a CDS encoding polymer-forming cytoskeletal protein encodes the protein MAQKNNSSSSIDVSILSSGVKIEGKLYSEGSMRIDGHVIGDITVNGNLTLGESSTVDGNIKAMNVTLSGKVNGSVTSNEKVILEPNSSLSGDLITKILVIEEGAKFEGNSSMNSDSK
- a CDS encoding AtpZ/AtpI family protein: MPKKNNHSNLLKTYHDVGPYLGLGTQLAATIVLMFFLGRWLDGKFETDPVLTIAFSFFGGFAGIYNFIKTVLNMNKKKNHD
- the atpB gene encoding F0F1 ATP synthase subunit A encodes the protein MDSLSTEILNDSLQVAEKSSESDWILHHSLDARYLDFDPFIVIPLPHIELFGIDISITKHLVYMWVAAIFLFFLLYNVAKKYKKQRVPTGFASMTEIMILFVRDEIAKPTIHKGYEKFVPYLLSAFFFILTLNLFSLIPYGTAVTGNISVTATLAVFTFIVTQLGGIQNNGFVGYFKGLVPHGIPTWLLPIMIVVELLGLFTKPFALAVRLFANMLAGKIIIYSLIGLIFIIHTYFVVPVSVSFALFIFILKLLVSLIQAYIFTMLSSLFIGMAVHQDH
- the atpE gene encoding ATP synthase F0 subunit C, which produces MDFAYLAAGFGAALTIIGGAYGIGKLASSAMEASGRQPEAAGDIRTSMIIAAALIEGISLFALVICILLALK
- the atpF gene encoding F0F1 ATP synthase subunit B, which codes for MTGFMHYALLAFAGGEAGGPLDVNPGLIIWTTITFVILLFLLKKFAWKPILTSLNDRESFIKNSLEKAENAQKEAEELLKQNQANLAKAEEEAQKVINQGREYAETLKNQILDESKREAKKMIEDATAEIQQKNLEAFNNLKAEIADIAVNAAEKIIRENLDADKQKKLVEKYIQDISKN
- the atpH gene encoding ATP synthase F1 subunit delta encodes the protein MSVYSITNRYAKALLRQAEESNQFEVVGNDMSLIYETLEKSKELRVALESPVINEEKKNIILKEIFGSLICKETANFLEFLIRKNREDLLFEISKHFLEMKDEKLNIVHATVTSAVDLSDSEKDLFKNKLEEYSNKNVLLDFKIDSRIIGGFVVRMKDKMLDASIIHQLDVLRKRLIKADQSLVN